Proteins encoded by one window of Mauremys reevesii isolate NIE-2019 unplaced genomic scaffold, ASM1616193v1 Contig80, whole genome shotgun sequence:
- the LOC120394858 gene encoding uncharacterized protein LOC120394858: MAWHQGLSNPIPDFNIHLYDEQGKVTTGRQRGGQRNAPVTWGQVKNLANQAEQLLEKTSQEKTAENYMMALIASLNANSVLLLTIIIFSLTTVPTEGGPIMTGGVHLNIWEVFAKTLNQSTFCLTEQRAVGEVLGSCLIPVCHNPKDINNDTWFYNSLEQNSTLRALGYPGYHNWGDRLTHKPRFAVTLLTPHVASFNVSCARMVNCTKKTCIQFPKGNFNCSSMVNISYMYEYLQLPRGWFWSCPGYTFNYIPANISHETPCCLSRLSLVLPQKEAKGTPLTKTKRSVFLDESCDSHAALISKAEYVALAVSLVGVPGLAARNSKNINALACSAVKALNTTSKALALLNEEQGELRHGLLQNRAAIDYLLMQHHYGCEKLDGMCCFNLSNNEKAVDNQIVKLHNLTKEVTMDVGFSGFWDWLTGWLPDLSWLKQMFAYVIVIAAGLIVCCCILQCIPSLISLFVHGCPWQRLNTKQSIHYACKLLKNKKGEM; the protein is encoded by the coding sequence ATGGCGTGGCATCAGGGACTGAGCAACCCCATCCCTGACTTCAACATACACTTATATGATGAACAAGGAAAAGTGACAACGGGCCGACAACGAGGGGGCCAACGAAATGCACCTGTCACATGGGGCCAAGTAAAGAACCTAGCTAATCAGGCTGAACAACTGTTGGAAAAAACAAGCCAAGAGAAAACGGCAGAGAACTATATGATGGCATTAATAGCCTCCTTAAATGCCAACTCTGTACTTTTATTAACAATAATTATTTTCAGTTTAACTACTGTCCCTACGGAAGGGGGGCCAATAATGACCGGGGGGGTTCATCTTAATATATGGGAGGTATTTGCAAAGACTTTAAACCAAAGTACCTTCTGCTTAACGGAGCAGAGGGCGGTGGGGGAGGTGCTAGGATCTTGCCTAATACCAGTATGCCATAATCCCAAAGACATCAACAATGATACATGGTTTTATAATTCTCTAGAACAAAATTCTACCCTTAGGGCCTTAGGGTACCCCGGGTACCATAATTGGGGAGATCGACTAACGCACAAACCACGTTTTGCCGTTACCCTGTTAACACCGCATGTTGCTAGTTTTAATGTTAGTTGTGCTAGAATGGTTAATTGTACCAAAAAGACTTGTATTCAATTCCCAAAAGGGAACTTCAATTGCTCAAGTATGGTTAATATATCATATATGTATGAGTACCTACAATTGCCAAGGGGCTGGTTCTGGTCCTGCCCCGGATATACCTTTAACTACATTCCAGCCAACATCAGTCATGAAACTCCATGCTGTCTTAGTAGGCTGTCTTTGGTTTTGCCTCAAAAGGAAGCTAAGGGTACACCACTTACTAAGACAAAACGAAGTGTATTCCTTGATGAAAGCTGTGATAGTCACGCGGCCCTAATTAGCAAGGCCGAATATGTCGCGCTGGCCGTATCCCTGGTTGGGGTGCCCGGTCTGGCGGCACGAAACAGTAAAAATATTAACGCCTTAGCCTGCTCGGCAGTAAAAGCCTTAAATACAACTTCTAAAGCTCTAGCCTTGTTAAATGAGGAACAGGGCGAATTAAGACATGGACTTTTGCAAAACAGAGCGGCCATAGATTATCTTTTAATGCAACATCATTATGGGTGTGAAAAATTGGATGGTATGTGTTGCTTTAACCTAAGCAATAATGAAAAAGCAGTGGACAACCAAATTGTAAAACTACATAATTTAACAAAAGAAGTTACTATGGATGTTGGTTTTTCAGGATTCTGGGACTGGCTTACTGGATGGCTGCCAGACCTATCCTGGCTAAAGCAAATGTTTGCATATGTTATTGTTATAGCTGCAGGATTAATAGTTTGTTGCTGCATATTACAGTGTATTCCTTCACTTATTAGCCTATTTGTCCACGGCTGCCCTTGGCAACGACTTAATACAAAACAGAGCATTCATTATGCCTGcaaattgcttaaaaacaaaaagggggagatgtag